CTCGACCTGCCGTTGCCGGAGCTGCTGGTGACCGTGGCCGGTGACCTGGACGAGACGATGCTGGTGCCATCCGGCGTCGACCGGGCCGCCGAGATGGACGGGGACCGCTTGGTGCCCAGTCTGATCGGCACCGAGCTGACCGAGACCGAGCTCGCCCAGCAGCAGCTGGCCGATGCGGACGCGCGCGCTTGCGCGGAGCGCCTGCAGCCGGTGCTCAGCCAGCGCATCAGCGCCCCGGTGCGCAAGCCGGGCGGAGTCGTCGTAGCGGCGTAGAGAAGTTCTGGCGAACTCGTTCTGCGTGGCGGTGCGGGTGGCGGAACCTCAGCGCCC
This portion of the Saccharopolyspora antimicrobica genome encodes:
- a CDS encoding helix-turn-helix domain-containing protein encodes the protein MTVLLREAVGDRLRRARTAQSRTLRDVSRAARVSLGYLSEVERGRKEASSELLASICDALDLPLPELLVTVAGDLDETMLVPSGVDRAAEMDGDRLVPSLIGTELTETELAQQQLADADARACAERLQPVLSQRISAPVRKPGGVVVAA